From Microaerobacter geothermalis, one genomic window encodes:
- a CDS encoding RRXRR domain-containing protein: MQKVPVVHQDGTPLMPCSPAKARKLLKQGAAVKKWTKTGIFYIQLTTPTSKHTQQMAMGIDPGAHYDGYCIATKEQMQLSGMLVVKNRIAKKMEQRRNMRRARRFRKTRRRPKRFTNRLRKEGWLPPSIKAKVELRIRLIESLLKIYPITDFAVEDMKVDGNRLKGEQGRQYYTWTMLGKSKLYAFLKSRGNLCLYDPEDTRKAREINRLEKTHKKGELVFSSQAVDGLALCWLLLRTKNLVVTTFMAWRRPEMARRQLHVFQPAKSGVRKPYGGSFALGFKKNTVVWYKGKLYRTGGTTKERLSLHSFDFENKRVMQNAKPEECQKVFQQTWFVKKVS, translated from the coding sequence GTGCAAAAAGTACCAGTGGTACATCAAGACGGAACACCACTCATGCCCTGCTCTCCTGCAAAAGCAAGAAAACTATTAAAACAGGGAGCAGCGGTCAAGAAGTGGACAAAAACAGGAATTTTCTATATCCAGCTAACTACCCCTACGAGCAAACATACACAGCAAATGGCGATGGGAATAGACCCCGGTGCTCATTATGACGGCTATTGTATCGCTACCAAAGAACAAATGCAATTATCAGGGATGTTGGTGGTCAAAAACAGAATCGCCAAGAAGATGGAGCAAAGACGAAATATGAGAAGAGCACGGCGGTTTCGTAAAACAAGAAGGAGACCCAAGCGGTTTACCAATCGCCTTCGTAAAGAAGGATGGTTGCCGCCTTCGATCAAGGCAAAGGTAGAGTTGAGAATTCGACTCATAGAATCCTTGCTAAAAATCTACCCGATCACCGATTTTGCCGTAGAGGACATGAAAGTAGACGGTAACCGGTTGAAAGGGGAGCAAGGTAGGCAGTATTACACATGGACGATGCTGGGAAAGAGCAAGTTGTATGCCTTTTTGAAGTCCCGTGGCAATCTCTGCTTGTATGACCCGGAGGATACGAGAAAAGCAAGAGAGATCAACAGATTGGAAAAGACCCACAAGAAGGGTGAACTTGTTTTTTCGTCCCAAGCGGTAGATGGGTTGGCGTTGTGTTGGTTGTTGTTGAGGACAAAGAATCTAGTTGTTACAACCTTCATGGCATGGCGTAGACCAGAGATGGCAAGACGGCAACTTCATGTCTTTCAACCCGCAAAAAGTGGTGTACGCAAGCCATACGGAGGCAGTTTTGCATTGGGATTCAAAAAGAACACCGTGGTTTGGTACAAAGGCAAACTATACCGAACAGGTGGCACAACCAAAGAGAGATTAAGCTTGCATTCGTTTGATTTTGAAAACAAGCGAGTAATGCAAAATGCCAAGCCGGAAGAATGCCAAAAGGTATTTCAACAGACATGGTTTGTTAAGAAAGTGAGTTAG
- a CDS encoding DUF5348 domain-containing protein: MSEIQELKSHIKKLESVFTAALEELEIIEDVDYNILSADERFEFNQIKKIKDRLWTLHHILEYVNMSVTAEGILFKNEAGRYALDEYTYFTCGSDIEVLIKDADGENYWVKTRVEHDGEDYYLVNFPQLSMLGLYVRKRGSMTPT; encoded by the coding sequence ATGAGTGAGATTCAGGAACTGAAAAGCCATATAAAAAAATTAGAGTCTGTTTTCACTGCGGCCTTGGAGGAATTAGAAATAATTGAAGACGTGGATTACAACATACTCTCAGCAGACGAACGATTTGAATTCAACCAGATTAAGAAAATAAAAGATCGTTTGTGGACTCTACATCATATTCTGGAATACGTGAACATGTCTGTTACAGCTGAAGGAATTTTGTTCAAAAATGAAGCTGGCAGATATGCGCTTGATGAGTACACTTACTTTACTTGTGGTTCAGACATTGAGGTTCTTATTAAGGATGCCGATGGCGAAAATTATTGGGTAAAAACAAGAGTCGAGCATGACGGTGAGGATTATTATTTGGTTAATTTCCCTCAACTTTCGATGCTTGGGCTCTACGTACGAAAAAGGGGGTCAATGACCCCTACTTAA
- a CDS encoding HNH endonuclease gives MLVIEKRVKDSNVIQRIRNESGHLCEYIDPVTGGRCNKEAPGEPHHIRTRGAGGSDIRENLIQLCGEHHQMFHDGNLDRHHLIEIVAKREGKTVEEIYDMLKLPMPDKAEEIKPMEERPPIEQLIQAYIQLEEQEQGCRWAKGQLLDAVLNTGTKVTWLSSQIGISTAQIRELVKVYRAFPNEGMRIPGLSWYHHRVAVNSSAPEKYLAIANDEGLSTREMRKKILEDEGKLDTAQSEEDKDQNEAKKLLEKVEKFIAKGGESAHWLREQLQAIFVR, from the coding sequence ATGTTGGTTATCGAAAAAAGAGTCAAGGACAGCAATGTCATTCAACGAATTCGCAATGAATCGGGACACCTTTGTGAATACATTGATCCAGTAACAGGTGGGCGGTGTAACAAAGAAGCCCCCGGGGAACCTCATCATATCAGAACAAGAGGGGCTGGAGGAAGCGATATCCGGGAGAACCTTATTCAATTGTGCGGCGAACATCATCAAATGTTTCACGATGGCAATCTGGATCGTCATCATCTGATAGAGATCGTGGCAAAGCGTGAGGGAAAAACCGTTGAAGAAATTTACGATATGTTAAAGTTGCCGATGCCTGATAAGGCAGAAGAAATCAAACCGATGGAGGAACGGCCTCCCATTGAACAATTAATTCAGGCATACATACAACTGGAAGAGCAGGAACAGGGATGCCGATGGGCGAAAGGTCAGCTTTTGGATGCTGTACTGAATACCGGGACGAAAGTTACTTGGCTATCCAGTCAAATTGGAATCAGTACAGCTCAAATTAGAGAATTGGTCAAGGTGTATCGAGCGTTTCCTAACGAGGGTATGCGCATACCGGGATTGTCCTGGTATCATCATCGGGTGGCAGTCAACTCTTCAGCCCCTGAAAAATACCTTGCTATAGCAAATGATGAGGGATTATCAACAAGAGAGATGAGAAAAAAGATACTGGAAGATGAGGGAAAATTGGATACTGCTCAATCCGAAGAAGATAAGGACCAAAACGAAGCAAAAAAACTGTTGGAGAAAGTGGAAAAGTTTATAGCAAAAGGTGGTGAGTCTGCACACTGGTTAAGAGAACAGTTGCAGGCTATTTTTGTGCGGTAA
- a CDS encoding HD-GYP domain-containing protein, giving the protein MEILKKLLKMLRETDPETYFHTLRVTKVSAEIGELVRLSAREQGLLRCGAMLHDLGKLFVPKVILEKPSGLTEAEYGIVKKHPETGVTMAKEFHLPNEVLEIILYHHERVNGKGYPYGLKRDEIPHLARIVSIADAFDAMTSDRPYRRPMSTEKAVKIIEENLGTQFDSEYGSLFIQSLAGGGKKCWLSKKESRTAMSFNEFAMNRDTFVNTLIQ; this is encoded by the coding sequence ATGGAAATCTTGAAAAAGCTGTTGAAGATGTTGAGAGAAACTGATCCAGAAACTTACTTTCACACGCTAAGGGTAACCAAAGTGTCTGCCGAAATTGGAGAATTGGTTAGATTGTCTGCAAGAGAACAAGGTTTGTTGAGATGCGGTGCCATGCTTCACGATCTTGGAAAATTGTTTGTTCCAAAAGTGATCTTGGAAAAACCCAGCGGACTGACAGAAGCAGAATATGGCATAGTAAAGAAACATCCGGAAACGGGTGTCACTATGGCAAAAGAATTTCACTTGCCCAATGAAGTATTAGAGATTATTTTGTATCATCACGAAAGGGTGAATGGGAAGGGGTATCCCTATGGTTTGAAAAGGGACGAAATACCTCATCTTGCAAGAATAGTGTCTATTGCAGATGCCTTTGATGCCATGACTTCGGATAGGCCATATAGACGACCGATGTCAACGGAAAAGGCTGTAAAAATTATTGAGGAGAATCTTGGGACCCAATTTGACAGCGAATATGGAAGTTTGTTTATTCAAAGTTTAGCAGGTGGTGGTAAAAAATGTTGGTTATCGAAAAAAGAGTCAAGGACAGCAATGTCATTCAACGAATTCGCAATGAATCGGGACACCTTTGTGAATACATTGATCCAGTAA
- a CDS encoding MarR family transcriptional regulator, producing MLRKLVNTHTKGEKVHSSPTCRGSESPAPIMMMIQEEEKICPAVQAISSNIDILIKTRYLTTPEYAILLYLSLMLEKHTNKIINQDGTNATVTDIANFLNKDRGNTGRNITHLIEKGIIFQSKEGKERILFLNPEIAFFGEEEDAEKFDPVIVKLLLENDIIQKNGINFVWKVKLDKKTGLGKLVHRSKRKDK from the coding sequence TTGTTAAGAAAATTAGTTAATACACATACGAAAGGGGAGAAGGTGCATTCCTCTCCGACCTGTAGAGGATCGGAGTCTCCTGCACCAATTATGATGATGATTCAAGAGGAAGAAAAAATATGTCCAGCAGTTCAGGCGATCTCATCCAACATCGATATTTTGATCAAAACAAGATATTTAACCACTCCTGAATATGCAATATTATTATATTTATCGCTTATGTTAGAGAAACATACAAACAAAATCATAAATCAAGATGGAACTAATGCTACTGTTACAGATATTGCAAATTTTTTAAACAAAGATCGAGGTAATACTGGCAGAAATATCACCCATTTGATTGAGAAGGGTATAATATTTCAATCAAAAGAAGGAAAGGAACGAATTCTTTTTCTTAATCCTGAAATCGCCTTTTTCGGTGAAGAAGAGGATGCTGAAAAATTCGACCCCGTTATTGTAAAACTTCTCTTAGAAAACGATATTATCCAAAAAAACGGGATCAATTTCGTATGGAAAGTAAAGTTAGATAAAAAAACAGGATTAGGGAAATTGGTGCATAGAAGCAAAAGAAAAGACAAATAA